In one window of Zhongshania aliphaticivorans DNA:
- the fadA gene encoding acetyl-CoA C-acyltransferase FadA, protein MTYKANDVVIVDCARTPMGRSKNGVYRNVRAENMSAALIDGLLARNPGIDPALFEDVIWGCVNQTNEQGWNIARMISVMTKFPHEVAGQTVSRLCGSSMSALHTAAQAIMSGYGDTFMVGGVEHMGHLAMNHGVDPNPQASKYVARAAGMMGMTAEALAMMHGIGREQQDELGLRSHLRAADARENGRFDNEIIAIEGHGDDGRKILVKQDTTIRPETTLESLSQLRPAFDPRNGTVTAGTSSQIADGASAMIMMSGQRAMDLGLTPRAKVTGMAVAGVDPSIMGYGPVPSTQKALKRLGMSIDDIETVELNEAFAAQALPVLKDLKLLDKMDDKVNLNGGAIALGHPFGCSGTRIVSTLLNVMEQRDTSVGLATMCIGMGQGISTIIERV, encoded by the coding sequence ATGACATATAAAGCAAATGATGTAGTAATCGTCGATTGCGCCCGTACTCCAATGGGGCGGTCGAAAAACGGCGTATATAGAAATGTGCGTGCAGAGAATATGTCTGCGGCATTAATTGATGGCTTGCTGGCACGTAATCCGGGTATTGATCCCGCGTTATTCGAAGATGTGATTTGGGGCTGCGTTAACCAGACCAATGAGCAGGGTTGGAATATAGCGCGAATGATCTCAGTGATGACCAAATTCCCTCACGAAGTGGCGGGTCAGACGGTGAGCCGGCTCTGTGGTTCATCTATGTCTGCATTGCATACGGCGGCCCAAGCGATAATGAGTGGTTACGGTGACACGTTTATGGTCGGTGGTGTTGAACATATGGGTCACCTTGCCATGAACCATGGTGTTGATCCCAATCCTCAAGCCAGTAAATATGTTGCGCGCGCTGCGGGTATGATGGGTATGACCGCTGAAGCATTAGCGATGATGCATGGAATTGGTCGTGAGCAGCAGGATGAACTGGGTCTGCGTTCACATTTGCGCGCTGCTGATGCCCGCGAGAATGGTCGATTCGATAATGAAATAATTGCTATCGAAGGGCATGGCGATGATGGTCGTAAGATCCTTGTGAAGCAGGATACTACTATCCGTCCAGAGACAACGCTTGAGAGTTTGTCGCAGCTTCGTCCAGCTTTTGATCCTCGTAACGGTACTGTTACTGCAGGAACAAGTTCGCAAATTGCTGACGGTGCTTCTGCCATGATTATGATGTCAGGGCAGCGTGCTATGGATCTTGGTCTAACACCGCGTGCTAAAGTTACTGGCATGGCGGTGGCGGGTGTTGATCCTTCCATCATGGGCTATGGTCCGGTGCCATCAACTCAGAAAGCGTTGAAACGCCTTGGCATGAGTATTGATGATATTGAAACAGTGGAGTTGAATGAGGCTTTTGCAGCCCAGGCTTTACCTGTTTTAAAAGATCTTAAGCTTCTTGATAAGATGGATGACAAAGTTAATCTAAATGGTGGTGCAATTGCCTTAGGGCACCCATTTGGATGCTCTGGAACCCGGATCGTGTCAACTTTGCTGAATGTAATGGAGCAACGTGATACGTCAGTCGGACTTGCTACTATGTGTATTGGCATGGGGCAGGGGATTAGCACCATTATTGAACGAGTGTAA
- the tig gene encoding trigger factor, with the protein MQVSVETTSGLERRLIVGVPATRIDSAVDSRLQKAARTVKLDGFRPGKVPMRVVRQRFGESVRMEVLGEVMNESFYEAIQQQGLKPAGRPNIEPKSLEAGKDVEFVATFEVFPDIEAKDYSTIEVVTPVTEITTADIEKMIENLRQQRAEWNVVERAAADGDKANIDYLGTKDGVEFEGGKADGSDLELGSGRMIPGFEDGVVGMVAGEEKTLSLSFPDDYHSEELKGAAVEFKITLNSVSEKKLPELDETLFETFGVKEGGEEAFKAEVEKNMARELKNATKSRIKNQVMEGVLSIHSDLQVPKALVSQEIEALRNQQMQQFGAMAEKLNAADILPDELFQENAERRVKLGLVLNEIISLEGIKAEEAKVRAALEEMAASYEDKDEIINWYMSNPQQLQQIEGMVIEEEVVEKLLEKAKVSEETLSYEEVMSPPAKEAEES; encoded by the coding sequence ATGCAAGTCTCAGTTGAAACGACTTCTGGCCTAGAACGTCGCCTGATTGTTGGCGTTCCTGCCACACGTATTGATAGCGCCGTTGATTCACGTCTGCAAAAAGCAGCACGCACCGTCAAATTAGATGGCTTCCGTCCAGGTAAAGTGCCTATGCGTGTTGTTCGTCAACGATTTGGTGAATCAGTTCGAATGGAAGTGCTTGGCGAGGTCATGAACGAAAGCTTTTATGAGGCCATCCAGCAGCAAGGCTTAAAGCCTGCTGGTCGTCCAAATATTGAGCCAAAAAGCTTAGAAGCGGGCAAGGATGTTGAGTTTGTCGCGACTTTTGAAGTTTTTCCTGATATCGAAGCTAAAGATTACAGCACAATAGAAGTTGTAACGCCCGTGACTGAGATAACCACGGCCGATATTGAAAAAATGATTGAGAATTTACGTCAACAGCGCGCTGAATGGAATGTTGTTGAGCGTGCTGCGGCAGATGGCGATAAAGCAAATATTGATTACCTTGGCACCAAGGATGGCGTTGAATTCGAAGGTGGCAAGGCTGATGGCAGTGATCTAGAGCTAGGCTCAGGCCGAATGATTCCTGGTTTTGAGGATGGTGTTGTTGGCATGGTAGCGGGTGAAGAAAAAACGCTATCTCTCAGCTTTCCTGATGACTACCATAGTGAGGAATTAAAGGGCGCTGCGGTTGAGTTTAAAATTACCTTAAACAGCGTTAGTGAGAAGAAGCTTCCTGAGCTTGACGAAACACTGTTTGAAACATTCGGTGTAAAAGAGGGCGGTGAAGAGGCCTTTAAAGCCGAAGTAGAAAAAAATATGGCTCGGGAGTTGAAAAACGCCACTAAGTCCCGCATTAAGAATCAAGTGATGGAAGGTGTGTTGTCGATCCATTCTGATTTGCAGGTTCCAAAAGCGTTGGTATCACAGGAAATTGAAGCGCTACGCAATCAACAAATGCAGCAATTTGGCGCCATGGCAGAAAAATTAAATGCCGCAGATATCCTACCTGATGAACTATTCCAAGAAAATGCGGAGCGTCGTGTTAAATTGGGTTTGGTGCTGAATGAGATAATTAGCCTTGAGGGCATAAAGGCCGAAGAAGCTAAGGTGCGTGCCGCTTTGGAAGAAATGGCGGCTAGTTACGAAGATAAAGATGAAATTATTAACTGGTATATGAGCAACCCACAACAGCTTCAGCAAATCGAAGGCATGGTTATTGAAGAGGAAGTTGTTGAGAAATTGCTTGAAAAAGCGAAGGTTAGCGAAGAAACTTTAAGCTACGAAGAAGTTATGTCGCCACCAGCGAAAGAGGCAGAAGAATCCTAA
- the gcvT gene encoding glycine cleavage system aminomethyltransferase GcvT: MSTDKLLTTPLNALHREMSAKMVPFAGYDMPVQYPMGVLKEHLHVRSAAGLFDVSHMGQIRVQGHNVAEELEKLMPQDVLGLPINRQRYGLLTNEQGGVLDDLMFANCGDHYLVIVNAACKDQDYAWLRAHLPAQITLEMLEGQGLLALQGPKARQVLARLAPATEKMVFMDTGNCTIADIPCWLSCSGYTGEDGFEISVAQENTEALARVLLAETEVEFIGLGARDSLRLEAGLCLYGHDMSDAVSPVEANLLWAISKCRRPGAERAGGYPGANIIALHLLEGTESKRVLLDVEGRAPVREGADIVNDKGDIIGHVTSGGFGPSVGGPIVMAYVNNLSLASGDVLFASVRKKLLPMTLRQAPFVKQRYHRG, from the coding sequence TTGAGCACGGATAAATTATTAACCACCCCATTAAATGCGCTACACCGAGAAATGTCGGCGAAAATGGTTCCATTTGCTGGCTATGATATGCCGGTGCAGTACCCTATGGGGGTGTTGAAAGAGCATTTACACGTGCGAAGTGCTGCGGGCTTGTTTGATGTTTCCCATATGGGGCAGATTCGTGTTCAGGGTCACAATGTCGCCGAAGAATTAGAAAAGTTAATGCCGCAAGATGTGCTCGGTTTGCCTATCAACCGACAGCGCTATGGCTTGTTGACGAATGAGCAAGGTGGGGTCTTAGATGACTTGATGTTTGCCAACTGTGGTGATCATTACTTAGTGATTGTGAATGCGGCATGTAAAGATCAAGATTATGCGTGGTTGCGTGCGCATTTACCGGCTCAAATAACGCTGGAGATGCTAGAGGGGCAGGGCTTGCTTGCACTTCAAGGACCTAAGGCGAGGCAAGTGTTGGCACGTTTGGCACCGGCAACCGAAAAGATGGTGTTTATGGATACTGGCAATTGTACGATTGCCGATATCCCATGCTGGCTGAGTTGCTCGGGATATACTGGTGAAGATGGTTTTGAGATTTCTGTAGCGCAAGAAAATACTGAGGCATTGGCAAGAGTACTACTTGCGGAGACAGAAGTGGAATTTATTGGCTTAGGTGCTAGAGACTCTCTCCGTTTGGAGGCGGGCTTGTGCTTATATGGCCACGATATGAGCGATGCAGTTAGCCCTGTTGAAGCTAATTTATTGTGGGCAATATCAAAATGCAGGCGACCTGGTGCAGAGCGCGCTGGAGGGTATCCCGGTGCAAATATTATTGCTCTGCATCTGCTTGAGGGCACTGAAAGTAAACGTGTTTTACTCGATGTAGAGGGCCGAGCCCCTGTTCGCGAAGGGGCGGATATTGTAAATGATAAGGGCGACATCATTGGTCATGTGACGAGTGGCGGATTTGGTCCAAGTGTTGGCGGGCCTATTGTTATGGCTTATGTTAATAATTTGTCACTGGCGTCAGGCGATGTTTTGTTTGCCAGTGTGAGAAAAAAATTGTTGCCGATGACTTTGCGGCAAGCCCCCTTTGTTAAACAGCGATATCATCGCGGATGA
- a CDS encoding DNA polymerase III subunit delta', which translates to MMMSEALVAYSWQMSQWQDMQRLIDSGRLPHALLLAGPESIGKLRFAKALAAYLLCESPSQFAACGQCRSCHFQLDGSNPDYREISPDEGKRQIGIDQVRSLQRFSAQRAHRDGGRKLVVIYPAEAMNIFTANALLKTLEEPTSNTVLILISHSSSQLLATIRSRCVQFRFGIPDAGLVESWLKDYVGDQNLVKTLLAESGGRPLAAKKIFEEDGLALLQSFDSALSALFTGQKTPLNLADELLDKDILQVLDWWCTRLMDLSRHQLAAQSMVAKSWLEFTSVPPRFVMDTLQRGLELRSSFGRGVALNKRLVLEALFIEWMALCRRSAAR; encoded by the coding sequence ATGATGATGTCTGAGGCATTGGTTGCGTATTCTTGGCAAATGAGTCAGTGGCAGGACATGCAGCGCCTAATAGACTCCGGTCGTTTACCTCATGCCTTATTGCTGGCGGGCCCGGAGTCCATTGGCAAACTGCGTTTTGCAAAAGCACTCGCTGCGTATTTATTGTGTGAATCTCCCTCGCAGTTTGCTGCCTGCGGCCAATGTCGGAGTTGTCATTTCCAGCTGGATGGTAGCAACCCCGATTACCGGGAGATATCTCCTGATGAGGGTAAGCGTCAAATTGGGATCGATCAAGTTCGCAGCCTTCAGCGGTTTTCAGCACAACGAGCCCATAGGGATGGGGGGAGGAAGCTCGTTGTGATTTACCCCGCCGAAGCAATGAATATATTTACCGCCAACGCTTTATTAAAAACATTAGAAGAGCCGACGTCTAATACAGTTTTAATATTGATTAGCCATAGTAGCAGCCAGTTATTGGCCACCATTCGGTCTCGTTGCGTGCAATTCCGTTTTGGCATTCCTGATGCTGGGCTTGTTGAGTCATGGTTGAAAGATTATGTTGGCGATCAAAATTTGGTGAAAACATTATTGGCAGAAAGTGGTGGGCGCCCACTGGCAGCTAAAAAAATCTTTGAAGAGGATGGTTTGGCCTTGCTTCAAAGTTTCGACTCGGCATTATCGGCTTTATTTACTGGCCAAAAGACCCCATTAAATCTTGCTGATGAATTGTTGGATAAAGATATTTTGCAAGTCCTCGATTGGTGGTGCACGCGATTAATGGACCTGTCCCGGCATCAGTTAGCAGCGCAATCAATGGTGGCAAAAAGTTGGCTAGAATTTACGTCAGTGCCGCCTAGATTTGTGATGGATACTCTGCAGAGGGGGCTTGAATTGCGTTCTAGCTTTGGTCGCGGGGTTGCGTTAAATAAACGCTTGGTTTTAGAGGCCCTTTTTATAGAGTGGATGGCACTTTGTCGTCGTAGTGCTGCGCGCTAA
- a CDS encoding TatD family hydrolase: MLVDSHCHLDRIDLKPYDGDLSLAIDAATERGVSKMLCIGIDLDNAPKVVAIAEQFPQIYASVGVHPLDISDDICSVKTLTELADHPKVVAIGETGLDYYYSSDRKIDQQRSFAQHLEVSADCGKPTIVHTRDAREDTLALIAKHGAPEIGGVLHCFTESWEMAEAAMDMGYYISFSGIITFKNANELREVVRRVPIERMLVETDSPYLAPVPYRGKKNEPKYVVEVAECVAELKGLSYQEVLQHTTENFERLFPLAK, translated from the coding sequence ATGCTTGTAGATAGCCACTGTCATCTCGACCGGATTGACCTTAAACCCTATGATGGCGACTTGAGCTTAGCCATAGACGCTGCAACTGAACGCGGCGTTTCAAAAATGCTGTGTATTGGTATTGATTTGGATAACGCGCCAAAAGTCGTCGCGATTGCGGAGCAGTTCCCCCAAATCTATGCATCGGTAGGTGTTCACCCCCTCGATATAAGTGATGATATTTGTTCAGTCAAAACGCTTACCGAGTTAGCGGATCACCCTAAAGTGGTCGCTATAGGGGAGACGGGCTTAGATTATTATTACAGCAGTGATCGTAAAATTGACCAGCAGCGGAGTTTTGCGCAACATCTTGAGGTATCTGCTGACTGTGGCAAGCCGACCATTGTTCACACTCGCGACGCCAGAGAAGACACTCTTGCACTGATAGCTAAACACGGTGCGCCAGAAATCGGCGGGGTCTTACATTGCTTTACTGAATCATGGGAAATGGCTGAAGCAGCCATGGACATGGGTTACTACATTTCATTTTCAGGCATTATCACGTTTAAAAATGCGAATGAGTTACGTGAAGTTGTGCGGCGAGTTCCCATAGAAAGGATGCTGGTTGAAACCGACTCTCCTTACCTGGCACCCGTGCCGTATCGCGGTAAGAAAAATGAACCTAAATATGTCGTAGAGGTTGCCGAGTGCGTGGCAGAGCTAAAGGGTTTGTCTTATCAAGAGGTGTTACAACACACAACAGAGAATTTTGAACGCCTCTTCCCTTTGGCAAAGTAA
- the fadB gene encoding fatty acid oxidation complex subunit alpha FadB — protein sequence MIYQGKALTAKYLEEGIAELCFDLEGDSVNKFNRITLEELGEATAALASESGLKGVLVTSGKPVFIVGADITEFTELFKLPDSDLREWATKANTVFNDFEDLPVPTVVAINGVALGGGFEMCLSCDFRVMSSTAVVGLPEVKLGINPGFGGTVRLPRVIGCDNAMMWIATGNHQKPAAALSDGGVDAVVAPEALIDASLELLKGAIAGEFDYQARRVEKTTPVKLNDIEKMMSFTTGKAMVAQQAGRHMPAPITAAKSMERSAGLNRAEAVEVEIDHFIKLVRTPQSGALVGLFLSEQAVSKAARGFAKAGGEIKQAAVLGAGIMGGGIAYQSAYKGTPILMKDIADAGLELGMKEAGKLLAKRVSRGRMTADKMSSVLNSIRPSLSYDGFDKADVIVEAVVENAKVKQSVLAETEKHIRNDAVLASNTSTISITRLAEALERPENFCGMHFFNPVHAMPLVEVIRGEKTSDETIAKVVKYALQMGKTPIVVNDCPGFYVNRVLFPYFAGFDMLIRDGGDFRKIDKVMEGFGMPMGPAYLMDVVGIDTGYHAAEVMAEGFPERMKHDFTGVSQLMFEAKRFGQKNGIGFYRYEEDAKGKPKKCEDEAALAMADSAKQSSVELSDEDIIARMMIPMCIETVRCIDEGILRDPADADMGLVMGIGFPVFRGGALRYIDQMGVKAFCEMADRFENLGPLYHPTESLRQMAANGESFFK from the coding sequence ATGATTTATCAAGGCAAGGCGTTAACTGCAAAGTACCTGGAAGAAGGCATTGCGGAACTCTGTTTCGACCTAGAAGGCGATTCAGTTAACAAATTTAATCGAATCACACTTGAAGAGCTTGGTGAAGCTACTGCTGCGTTAGCGTCTGAGTCTGGGCTTAAAGGTGTTTTGGTAACTAGCGGAAAACCTGTATTCATTGTCGGGGCTGATATCACTGAATTTACTGAGCTTTTTAAGCTGCCAGATTCAGACCTTCGCGAGTGGGCAACAAAAGCCAACACAGTATTTAATGATTTTGAAGATCTCCCTGTTCCTACTGTGGTCGCTATTAATGGTGTCGCACTGGGTGGCGGTTTTGAAATGTGCTTGTCGTGTGATTTTCGGGTTATGTCGTCCACTGCAGTGGTGGGATTACCTGAAGTAAAACTAGGCATCAATCCGGGCTTTGGCGGTACAGTAAGGCTGCCTCGGGTGATTGGCTGCGACAACGCAATGATGTGGATTGCAACGGGTAATCATCAAAAACCTGCAGCCGCTTTAAGTGATGGCGGTGTAGATGCAGTGGTCGCGCCGGAAGCACTAATTGACGCGTCTCTTGAATTACTTAAAGGCGCAATTGCTGGTGAATTTGATTACCAAGCTCGCCGGGTCGAAAAAACAACGCCGGTTAAATTAAATGATATTGAAAAAATGATGTCATTTACTACTGGTAAGGCAATGGTTGCGCAACAGGCTGGCCGCCATATGCCTGCACCTATTACTGCCGCTAAATCCATGGAGCGCAGTGCTGGTTTGAACCGCGCTGAAGCAGTAGAAGTTGAGATCGACCATTTTATAAAGCTAGTACGCACGCCGCAATCAGGTGCGCTGGTAGGCTTGTTCTTAAGTGAGCAGGCGGTGAGTAAAGCGGCTCGCGGTTTTGCAAAAGCAGGTGGCGAAATAAAGCAAGCTGCGGTTCTTGGCGCAGGTATTATGGGTGGTGGTATTGCTTACCAGTCTGCCTATAAAGGAACACCTATTCTGATGAAGGATATTGCCGATGCGGGTCTAGAGCTCGGCATGAAAGAAGCTGGCAAGTTATTGGCTAAGCGAGTATCTCGTGGCCGTATGACTGCAGACAAAATGTCATCAGTACTCAATAGCATCCGCCCATCGTTAAGCTATGACGGTTTTGATAAAGCCGATGTCATAGTAGAAGCTGTTGTTGAGAATGCAAAAGTAAAACAGTCGGTGTTAGCTGAAACTGAAAAGCATATTCGCAATGACGCTGTTTTAGCTTCAAATACATCTACGATTTCCATTACTCGCCTAGCAGAAGCTTTAGAGCGCCCTGAAAACTTCTGTGGTATGCACTTTTTTAACCCTGTACACGCTATGCCATTGGTAGAAGTGATACGCGGTGAAAAAACAAGCGATGAGACCATTGCTAAAGTGGTTAAGTATGCATTGCAGATGGGTAAAACCCCAATCGTTGTCAATGATTGCCCTGGTTTCTATGTTAACCGCGTATTGTTTCCCTATTTCGCCGGTTTCGATATGTTGATTCGCGACGGTGGTGACTTCCGTAAAATTGATAAGGTTATGGAAGGTTTTGGTATGCCAATGGGGCCAGCCTATTTGATGGACGTTGTCGGTATTGATACCGGCTACCACGCTGCAGAGGTAATGGCTGAGGGCTTCCCAGAGCGTATGAAGCACGATTTTACTGGTGTTTCACAGCTTATGTTTGAAGCTAAGCGCTTTGGCCAGAAAAATGGTATTGGTTTTTACCGGTATGAAGAAGATGCCAAAGGCAAGCCTAAAAAGTGTGAAGACGAAGCCGCATTGGCTATGGCGGATTCCGCTAAGCAATCTTCAGTCGAATTATCCGACGAAGACATTATCGCTCGCATGATGATTCCAATGTGCATTGAAACGGTCCGTTGTATCGATGAAGGTATTCTGCGCGACCCAGCAGATGCAGATATGGGATTGGTTATGGGTATTGGCTTTCCAGTTTTCCGTGGTGGCGCTTTGCGTTACATCGATCAAATGGGTGTGAAGGCTTTCTGCGAAATGGCTGACCGCTTTGAAAACCTTGGTCCCCTTTATCACCCAACCGAAAGCCTTCGCCAAATGGCGGCTAACGGCGAATCTTTTTTTAAATAA
- the mltG gene encoding endolytic transglycosylase MltG, with translation MSAISMLKLLKVLLALVFPLIITLLAAFWYLNTYLNRELPLPESPAVFILEPGTGYSAMVNQLEQQGWLTNPAILKIYARINPAISEIKAGEYHFEQGMSLFDVLALMMEGDVVRHQLTLLEGWTMKQVISSLSSQPLLEEEILHNDERLWKLLSIDEPFASIPEGLFFPDTYDYHLGDKPSSVLLRAYKRLVRVLQDEWDARDAGLPYQNAYEALIMASIIEKETGVPEEREQIAGVFVRRLNLGMRLQTDPTVIYGLGAEYKGNLRGSHLRDENNIYNTYRQHGLPPSPIALAGREAIHAALHPAEGDTIFFVAKGDGTHYFSATLKEHETAVKQYQLNRRRADYRSAPPVQEKKP, from the coding sequence ATGAGCGCTATTTCTATGCTTAAATTATTGAAAGTGCTCTTAGCATTGGTTTTCCCATTAATTATCACCTTGCTTGCTGCCTTTTGGTATCTCAATACCTATCTTAACCGAGAGTTACCGCTGCCTGAGTCGCCTGCCGTTTTCATATTGGAGCCGGGTACGGGATATTCAGCGATGGTGAATCAACTTGAGCAACAAGGTTGGCTCACAAACCCAGCTATCTTGAAAATATATGCACGCATAAACCCAGCTATTTCGGAAATAAAAGCGGGTGAATATCATTTTGAACAAGGCATGTCCTTATTTGACGTGCTGGCACTGATGATGGAAGGGGATGTCGTTCGTCACCAGCTAACCCTCCTAGAGGGCTGGACGATGAAGCAAGTGATCTCTTCTTTATCATCGCAGCCTTTATTAGAAGAGGAAATATTGCACAATGATGAGCGTCTTTGGAAGCTGCTGAGTATTGATGAACCCTTCGCCAGTATCCCTGAAGGCTTGTTTTTCCCTGATACTTACGATTATCACCTAGGTGACAAGCCAAGTAGTGTTTTGCTTAGGGCGTATAAACGCTTAGTCCGTGTTTTGCAGGACGAATGGGATGCGAGAGACGCAGGGCTTCCTTATCAAAATGCGTATGAAGCGCTGATTATGGCTTCCATTATAGAGAAAGAAACGGGTGTTCCTGAGGAGCGAGAACAAATTGCAGGTGTGTTTGTGCGGCGATTAAATCTTGGAATGCGTTTGCAAACTGACCCGACGGTAATTTATGGTTTGGGCGCAGAATACAAAGGTAATTTACGTGGTTCACATTTGCGCGATGAAAATAATATTTACAACACGTATCGTCAGCACGGCTTGCCGCCTAGCCCAATTGCCTTAGCTGGCCGTGAGGCAATCCATGCGGCTCTTCACCCTGCTGAGGGTGACACTATTTTCTTTGTGGCTAAGGGGGATGGCACCCATTATTTTTCGGCGACGCTTAAAGAGCATGAAACTGCAGTAAAACAATACCAGTTAAATCGACGTAGAGCCGATTATCGTTCAGCGCCACCGGTGCAGGAGAAGAAACCTTGA
- a CDS encoding beta-N-acetylglucosaminidase domain-containing protein, whose amino-acid sequence MAFSRALVEGFYGRQWRWEQRFSLPVLLRQWGYSSYIYAPKGDASLRSLWTQPFTVTHTENLLSLGRYCRKAGIKWGLGLSPVGLQTNYTTEDKANLDNKITEIKRLNPDIIWVLFDDLPAGNPSLAQNQAAVVNDIQAQMPDIEIAMCPSYYSFDPILEELFGQCPDGYFEALNTLMDQRVDVLWTGNRVISEAYTADDCKKAAAVLGRKPLIWDNYPVNDGRKTSRFLHLLPFTGRSSEMASLTNGHAINPMNQFHLSMLVLPTLAAVYNDDKIYDVDRAFQSVLADLPDNLGDLMARDAAIFQGVGLDGLSSDEKTELLATYGQINHPAAREVCEWLQEAYRFDPACLTD is encoded by the coding sequence ATGGCATTCTCTAGAGCGCTTGTGGAAGGATTTTATGGCCGCCAGTGGCGCTGGGAGCAGCGTTTTTCACTTCCGGTGTTGCTGCGGCAATGGGGGTACAGTAGTTATATTTACGCCCCTAAAGGGGATGCTAGCCTGCGTAGTCTCTGGACTCAGCCCTTTACAGTAACGCATACGGAAAACTTGCTGTCTTTGGGGAGGTACTGCCGCAAAGCTGGAATAAAGTGGGGGCTAGGCTTATCTCCTGTTGGTTTGCAAACCAATTACACTACTGAAGACAAGGCTAACTTAGATAATAAAATCACTGAAATAAAACGTCTTAACCCCGATATAATTTGGGTTTTATTTGATGATTTACCTGCAGGGAATCCATCTCTAGCTCAGAATCAGGCTGCCGTTGTTAATGATATTCAAGCACAGATGCCAGATATCGAAATTGCAATGTGCCCTAGTTATTATAGTTTTGACCCGATACTTGAAGAGCTATTTGGTCAATGTCCCGATGGGTATTTTGAGGCGTTAAATACCTTGATGGACCAGCGAGTCGATGTGTTATGGACTGGGAATCGGGTGATCAGTGAGGCTTATACCGCTGACGATTGTAAAAAAGCCGCGGCTGTTTTAGGACGAAAGCCGTTGATTTGGGATAATTACCCTGTGAATGATGGTCGCAAAACTAGCCGGTTTTTACATTTATTACCCTTTACTGGTAGATCGTCAGAAATGGCAAGTTTGACAAATGGCCATGCAATAAATCCTATGAATCAGTTTCATCTGTCAATGTTGGTCTTGCCAACGCTGGCTGCGGTCTATAATGACGATAAGATCTACGATGTGGATCGTGCTTTTCAATCAGTGCTTGCAGATTTGCCGGATAACCTTGGTGATTTAATGGCAAGAGATGCGGCAATATTTCAGGGCGTGGGGCTTGACGGTCTCAGTTCAGATGAAAAAACTGAGCTCTTGGCTACTTATGGTCAAATAAACCACCCTGCAGCGCGTGAGGTTTGTGAATGGCTTCAAGAAGCTTACCGATTTGATCCCGCGTGTTTGACTGATTAA
- the tmk gene encoding dTMP kinase has product MSYQARGRFITVEGTEGVGKSTNIQFIQALLEDAKIPHIVSREPGGTPLAEEIRNILVVPRDEAMCELSELLLVFAARAQHLKTLIEPALARGAWVLCDRFTDATFAYQGGGRGLSVDKIEQLQSLVQGDLRPDCTLLLDAPVDIGMARAGARGALDRFELEKQVFFEKVRSAYLARANQAPERFNIIDASASLDVVQAGIAKALKSQIDHYHGNDDV; this is encoded by the coding sequence TTGAGTTACCAGGCTAGAGGCCGCTTTATCACGGTTGAAGGGACAGAGGGTGTTGGTAAATCGACAAATATCCAATTTATTCAAGCATTACTTGAAGACGCAAAGATTCCACATATTGTAAGTAGAGAGCCGGGTGGAACACCGCTGGCAGAAGAGATTCGTAATATACTCGTTGTGCCACGAGATGAGGCAATGTGTGAATTAAGTGAGCTATTGTTGGTTTTTGCGGCTCGGGCGCAGCATCTAAAGACCCTAATTGAGCCAGCGTTAGCACGGGGTGCTTGGGTGCTTTGCGATCGTTTTACCGATGCAACTTTCGCATACCAAGGAGGTGGGCGGGGTTTGTCTGTTGATAAAATCGAACAACTACAAAGTTTGGTGCAAGGCGACTTGCGACCAGATTGCACATTATTATTAGATGCGCCAGTTGATATTGGCATGGCGAGAGCCGGTGCACGCGGGGCGCTTGATCGCTTTGAGTTAGAAAAGCAGGTGTTTTTTGAAAAGGTTCGCTCTGCTTATCTTGCCCGTGCCAATCAAGCGCCTGAGCGGTTTAACATAATCGATGCTAGTGCTAGTTTAGACGTGGTTCAGGCCGGTATTGCTAAAGCACTAAAATCGCAAATAGATCATTACCACGGCAATGATGATGTCTGA
- a CDS encoding PilZ domain-containing protein, translating into MSGAQGARNGILSLTIRDKAVLYAAYMPFIQDGGLFVPTTKPYKVGDEVFMLLTLMDEPEKLPIAGKVVWITPRGAQSNRAAGIGVQFVGGDGVANKKIESYLAGILESDKPTHTM; encoded by the coding sequence ATGAGTGGTGCGCAAGGTGCACGTAACGGTATTTTATCTCTGACAATTAGAGATAAGGCGGTTCTCTATGCGGCGTATATGCCGTTTATTCAAGATGGCGGATTATTTGTACCCACCACCAAGCCCTATAAAGTAGGTGATGAAGTGTTTATGTTACTTACGTTAATGGACGAACCTGAAAAGCTGCCTATAGCGGGTAAGGTAGTGTGGATTACGCCTCGCGGAGCGCAAAGCAATCGTGCAGCAGGAATTGGGGTCCAGTTCGTGGGCGGCGACGGTGTTGCCAATAAGAAGATTGAATCCTACCTAGCTGGCATCCTTGAGTCTGATAAGCCCACCCATACAATGTAA